A genomic window from Candidatus Methylacidiphilum fumarolicum includes:
- the dnaA gene encoding chromosomal replication initiator protein DnaA, which yields MNKVATEYHSLWNGICLELQKVISREAIEKWFYPIELIGIENDILILKAPDPIYQYWIEENYLPQVIGASSRILGKNLKVSFYHDQKQKGVIEKSSKQPFQEEKSVIESKGLNLKFSFENFVVGPNCEFAAAASKAVAESPAKAYNPLFLYGKVGLGKTHLMQAIGNYILKKNKRILLQYVTSEQFTNEFIEAIQKGNLVQFRKKYRQIDVLLIDDIQFLAGKERSQEEFFHTFNCLFDGSKQIVLSGDEAPSALQNLEKRLISRFEWGLTAEILPPGIEVRLAILKNKLKNYSISLEEKILEFIAERIKTNVRQLEGALNRLCAYISIHKREIVSLEEVESLLKDLISIQPSKTITIEMIQKMVCEAYDIRYSDMVSKRRISSIAFPRMVAMYLARKLTNFSLSQIGESFGGRDHGTVLHAQRTISEKMAQDPDLMQLIKKITERLTSSQ from the coding sequence GTGAATAAAGTGGCTACTGAATATCATTCTCTTTGGAATGGCATTTGTTTAGAACTTCAAAAAGTAATATCCAGAGAAGCAATCGAAAAGTGGTTTTATCCCATAGAATTGATAGGTATAGAAAACGATATTTTAATCCTGAAGGCTCCCGATCCGATTTATCAATATTGGATAGAAGAAAATTATTTACCCCAAGTTATCGGTGCTTCTTCTAGGATTCTTGGCAAAAATCTGAAGGTCTCCTTTTATCATGATCAAAAGCAAAAGGGGGTAATAGAAAAATCTTCTAAACAGCCTTTTCAAGAAGAAAAATCTGTTATTGAATCAAAAGGATTAAATTTAAAATTTTCCTTTGAAAACTTCGTAGTAGGACCAAATTGTGAGTTTGCTGCAGCGGCTTCAAAAGCAGTAGCGGAATCTCCAGCCAAAGCTTATAATCCTCTTTTTTTATATGGAAAAGTTGGCCTAGGAAAGACCCATCTGATGCAGGCAATAGGCAATTATATTCTTAAAAAGAATAAGAGAATCCTTCTTCAATACGTCACCTCAGAGCAGTTTACTAACGAATTTATTGAGGCTATCCAAAAAGGAAATCTTGTGCAGTTTAGGAAAAAATATAGGCAAATCGATGTGCTTTTGATTGATGACATTCAATTTTTGGCTGGGAAAGAAAGATCACAAGAAGAATTTTTTCACACATTTAACTGCCTTTTTGATGGGAGCAAGCAGATTGTTTTAAGCGGAGATGAAGCGCCAAGTGCTCTTCAAAACCTAGAAAAAAGGCTTATATCTAGGTTTGAATGGGGACTGACAGCCGAAATACTCCCTCCTGGAATTGAGGTCAGATTAGCTATATTAAAAAATAAATTAAAAAATTATTCCATTTCTCTCGAAGAGAAAATTTTGGAATTTATTGCAGAAAGAATAAAAACAAACGTACGACAACTGGAAGGAGCCTTAAATAGACTTTGTGCTTATATTTCCATTCATAAGCGTGAAATAGTTAGTTTGGAAGAAGTAGAATCGCTTCTCAAGGATCTTATCTCCATTCAACCATCAAAAACAATTACAATTGAAATGATTCAAAAAATGGTCTGTGAGGCTTACGATATTAGGTATTCGGATATGGTTTCCAAAAGAAGAATATCCTCGATAGCTTTTCCCAGAATGGTGGCTATGTATTTAGCTCGAAAGCTGACCAATTTTTCATTATCCCAGATCGGAGAAAGCTTTGGCGGGAGAGATCATGGAACAGTTCTTCATGCACAAAGAACCATTTCAGAAAAAATGGCTCAAGATCCTGATCTAATGCAGCTCATAAAGAAAATTACCGAAAGATTAACTTCTTCTCAATAA
- the dnaN gene encoding DNA polymerase III subunit beta: MKFCVDKNQFIESLSLIQSIINPRSTLPILSHLHLTAQIPDLVVLFATDLQTSLKLSLKATVTESGITTLPARRLLTIVRELESNELTLETDSNHLTTLSSGNCLFKINGLPEDDYPKFSPGKFNNFMEMPQSKLRKMLKMVDYAMADESRPALNGAWFSVKSGRFEVAATDGKRLAYVFDDFETSGLEAEGIVPAKAILEISRIIENSDKALKMFLDPNKIFLEYDNILFFSKLIEGKYPNFKQVIPKATTEKAVIDRNTFMHSIRRVSSIASSGTGSIPIFLNFVGNQELILSCQAPEIGQAKETLIIKEFKGEPFSVPFNPFYLLDPLKEMEKEDVILEFVNPSTKGNPCLITEGTNFVYVLMPIKNQ, translated from the coding sequence ATGAAATTTTGTGTGGATAAAAACCAATTCATTGAATCTTTATCGCTGATTCAAAGTATTATCAATCCTAGATCGACTCTTCCTATTCTTAGTCATTTGCATTTGACGGCGCAGATTCCTGATTTGGTTGTACTGTTTGCTACCGACCTACAAACAAGCTTAAAATTAAGCCTAAAAGCAACGGTTACAGAAAGTGGAATAACCACTTTGCCCGCCCGAAGACTATTAACTATTGTCAGAGAGCTAGAGTCAAATGAACTAACTCTAGAAACGGATTCCAATCATCTCACAACACTTTCTTCAGGCAACTGTTTATTTAAGATAAACGGGTTGCCAGAGGATGACTATCCGAAATTCTCTCCAGGAAAGTTCAATAATTTTATGGAAATGCCCCAAAGCAAATTACGGAAGATGCTTAAAATGGTCGACTATGCCATGGCTGACGAAAGCAGGCCTGCATTAAATGGGGCATGGTTTTCGGTAAAATCAGGTCGTTTTGAAGTGGCGGCTACAGATGGGAAAAGGTTGGCTTATGTTTTTGATGACTTTGAGACAAGTGGTTTGGAAGCTGAAGGGATTGTTCCAGCCAAAGCAATCTTGGAAATTTCTAGGATAATAGAAAATTCTGATAAGGCGCTAAAGATGTTTTTGGATCCAAATAAAATATTTTTAGAATACGACAATATTCTCTTTTTTTCTAAACTCATTGAAGGCAAGTATCCTAATTTTAAACAGGTTATTCCTAAGGCTACAACAGAAAAAGCGGTTATTGATCGTAACACCTTTATGCATTCTATACGCAGGGTTTCCTCTATTGCCTCTAGTGGTACTGGGTCGATTCCAATTTTCCTTAATTTCGTAGGGAATCAAGAATTAATCCTTTCTTGTCAGGCCCCAGAAATTGGACAAGCCAAAGAAACCCTCATTATAAAAGAATTTAAAGGAGAGCCATTTTCCGTTCCTTTTAATCCTTTCTATCTCTTGGATCCTTTAAAAGAAATGGAAAAAGAAGATGTCATTTTAGAATTTGTTAATCCTTCTACCAAAGGTAATCCATGCCTGATAACGGAAGGGACGAATTTTGTCTATGTTTTAATGCCAATTAAAAATCAATAA
- the lspA gene encoding signal peptidase II, protein MKGFPSTPSPYLSALNKPEIFKCYLFKVFFFILNLSLFLLLDWITKSWVSSFFINSFNKPLIPGFLDLVFVENTGIAFGLFAGNNGFWEYFTLLLILIGFIFFRKKIFTNIFHMFVSSLIFAGALGNWIDRVIHGHVIDFIDVHILEYHWPAFNLADAYLTIGFVCILLESVLSSKRTFKKTT, encoded by the coding sequence ATGAAGGGGTTTCCATCGACGCCATCTCCTTATCTATCAGCCTTGAATAAACCAGAGATTTTCAAATGCTACTTATTCAAAGTCTTTTTCTTTATTCTAAACTTGAGTCTTTTTCTGTTGCTTGATTGGATAACAAAATCTTGGGTTTCTTCTTTTTTTATAAATTCCTTTAATAAGCCATTAATTCCAGGTTTTTTAGATCTTGTCTTTGTTGAAAACACAGGTATTGCTTTCGGATTATTTGCTGGAAACAATGGATTTTGGGAATATTTTACATTATTATTAATTTTAATAGGCTTTATTTTTTTTAGAAAAAAAATTTTTACGAATATTTTTCATATGTTTGTTAGCTCTTTAATTTTTGCAGGTGCCTTAGGTAATTGGATCGATAGAGTGATTCATGGCCATGTGATCGATTTTATAGATGTTCATATTTTAGAGTATCATTGGCCTGCTTTTAATCTTGCTGATGCGTATCTGACGATCGGTTTTGTTTGTATTTTATTGGAATCGGTATTGTCTTCTAAACGAACATTTAAAAAAACAACTTAA
- the nadA gene encoding quinolinate synthase NadA: MDLREKKEAVLKLKKEKRAIILAHNYQLPEIQEVADYIGDSLGLSFKARDTTAERIVFCGVHFMAETAKILNPNRKVILPDLEAGCSLSDTCSYEELLEYKIKNPEVFVVAYVNTSAAVKSLSDCICTSANAIKIIEKVPLDKKILFVPDQNLGEWVQSKTGRQMDLWPGECYVHVEFTHQSLLNLKKNYPNAPIVAHPECERAVRMLADEVCSTEQMIRYCRNHPANTFIIVTEVGMTTRLKKEIPEKDFIPASTPRCACSQCKFMKKITIDKVISSLERDDPEIDVPEEIRKKAFIPIQQMLEWSE, encoded by the coding sequence ATGGATTTAAGGGAAAAAAAAGAAGCTGTTTTAAAACTTAAAAAAGAAAAGCGCGCTATTATTTTGGCCCATAATTATCAGTTGCCTGAAATTCAGGAAGTAGCCGATTATATAGGGGATTCCTTAGGGCTTTCTTTTAAAGCCAGAGATACTACGGCAGAACGGATTGTTTTTTGTGGGGTTCATTTCATGGCTGAAACAGCCAAGATATTAAACCCAAATAGAAAAGTAATCCTTCCTGATCTAGAGGCGGGTTGTTCTCTTTCGGATACCTGTTCTTATGAAGAACTCCTTGAATACAAAATAAAAAATCCAGAGGTTTTTGTTGTAGCTTATGTCAATACCTCTGCGGCAGTAAAATCACTAAGTGATTGCATTTGTACTTCTGCTAACGCCATAAAAATCATCGAAAAAGTCCCTCTTGATAAGAAAATTCTTTTCGTCCCTGATCAAAATTTAGGTGAATGGGTACAAAGCAAGACGGGTAGGCAGATGGACTTGTGGCCTGGAGAATGCTATGTGCATGTAGAATTTACGCATCAATCCCTCTTAAATTTGAAAAAAAATTATCCTAATGCGCCAATAGTAGCTCATCCAGAGTGTGAAAGAGCCGTAAGAATGCTTGCAGATGAGGTCTGTTCGACTGAACAGATGATCAGGTATTGTAGAAACCATCCGGCTAATACGTTTATTATTGTGACGGAGGTTGGGATGACTACTAGGCTCAAGAAAGAAATTCCAGAGAAGGATTTCATCCCAGCTTCGACACCCAGATGTGCTTGCTCTCAATGTAAGTTCATGAAAAAGATCACCATAGATAAGGTTATCTCTTCTCTCGAAAGGGATGATCCTGAGATTGATGTGCCAGAAGAAATCCGTAAAAAAGCTTTTATTCCTATTCAACAAATGTTGGAGTGGAGTGAATAA
- a CDS encoding RNA ligase partner protein has translation MKKFVLDTSVFTNPDITQQFGDDDTTVFSNFLSLATKADAQFFMPSSAYQELKIMKGTVFFSSDFELIVHIRSPRKFNLLIPGFVLYDFIEEIRKRIDHGLRIAEEHLKLAGPNGGNPIPFDQLVNRLRNRYREALRQGILDSREDVDVILLAYELEGILVTADEGMKKWADKMGIEVMNAKFLRDCLKSLIKPEGSGEPVS, from the coding sequence GTGAAAAAGTTTGTTCTGGATACCAGTGTCTTTACAAATCCAGATATTACACAACAATTTGGAGATGACGATACAACGGTTTTTTCAAATTTTCTTTCCTTAGCGACCAAAGCCGATGCTCAATTTTTTATGCCGTCGTCTGCTTATCAAGAACTGAAAATTATGAAAGGAACCGTTTTTTTTTCTTCCGATTTTGAATTGATTGTCCACATTCGTTCTCCTCGAAAATTTAACCTTCTAATTCCAGGTTTCGTTCTTTATGACTTCATTGAAGAAATAAGGAAAAGAATTGATCATGGACTAAGGATAGCTGAGGAACATTTGAAACTTGCAGGGCCCAATGGAGGAAATCCTATTCCTTTTGATCAGTTGGTAAACCGCTTAAGAAATCGTTATCGCGAAGCCTTAAGACAAGGCATCCTTGATAGCAGGGAGGATGTTGATGTCATTCTTTTAGCTTATGAATTGGAAGGGATTTTAGTAACAGCTGATGAAGGTATGAAAAAATGGGCGGATAAGATGGGTATTGAAGTAATGAATGCAAAATTTTTAAGAGATTGTTTAAAAAGTCTAATCAAACCGGAGGGCTCCGGAGAGCCAGTTTCTTAA
- a CDS encoding RNA ligase: MFELFIEEILAKKKGIQGKFQERTYIRLTNAYGGWPEGSIVFKDLIIAGFPKIGRINSLESGLREQFSGSFWMEEKVDGYNVRIFHYQGQIYCATRGGFICPFSTDRIVDLLNVDIFIDHPNLVLCGEITGPGSPYIEGPTPLVSEDVKLFIFDIAKGSTMEFLPERQKHELISRYRLPSVKNFDLFENQPKDLRQIKKILLSLHNEYREGVIFKEEPFGRRAKYVTANSDLNDIAVFSHKILDVSPNYFIDRILRYVLFLTELGLIEENNWEEKLGKAFVCGIKEVLKNVREHGRSSRFFRCRFRESKNAEYFIEHLKHIPGHQEHVIIKKLYQENSYWVLEFEKTFPSTSDTLRNWLSGALRFD, from the coding sequence ATGTTTGAATTGTTCATTGAAGAAATTCTTGCCAAAAAAAAAGGTATCCAAGGAAAGTTTCAGGAAAGGACCTATATAAGATTGACGAATGCCTATGGGGGATGGCCAGAGGGAAGCATTGTTTTTAAAGATCTTATCATTGCAGGTTTTCCTAAAATCGGAAGAATAAACTCCTTGGAGTCCGGACTACGAGAACAATTTTCTGGTTCCTTTTGGATGGAAGAAAAAGTTGACGGTTATAATGTCCGGATTTTTCACTATCAAGGTCAAATTTATTGTGCCACTCGAGGAGGATTTATCTGCCCATTCAGTACGGACAGAATAGTGGATCTACTGAATGTAGATATTTTCATCGATCATCCCAATCTCGTTTTATGTGGTGAAATTACTGGGCCTGGAAGTCCCTACATTGAGGGACCCACTCCATTAGTTTCTGAAGATGTCAAGCTTTTTATTTTTGATATTGCAAAAGGTTCCACCATGGAATTTCTGCCTGAACGACAGAAACATGAGCTTATTAGTCGATATAGATTGCCTTCAGTTAAGAATTTTGATCTTTTTGAAAACCAACCTAAAGACTTGAGGCAAATAAAAAAAATCTTGTTATCACTTCACAACGAATACAGAGAAGGGGTTATTTTTAAAGAAGAGCCATTTGGTCGGCGGGCAAAATACGTCACTGCAAATTCTGATTTGAACGATATTGCTGTTTTTTCTCATAAGATTTTAGATGTGAGTCCTAACTATTTTATCGATAGAATCTTACGCTACGTGTTATTTTTAACAGAACTGGGACTGATTGAAGAAAACAACTGGGAAGAAAAACTAGGAAAAGCGTTTGTTTGTGGCATTAAAGAGGTACTCAAAAATGTGCGAGAACATGGTCGATCCTCTAGATTTTTTCGATGTCGATTTAGGGAATCGAAAAACGCTGAATATTTTATTGAACATCTGAAACATATTCCAGGACATCAAGAGCATGTTATCATAAAGAAATTATACCAAGAGAACAGCTATTGGGTCTTGGAGTTTGAAAAGACTTTTCCTTCGACTAGCGACACTTTAAGAAACTGGCTCTCCGGAGCCCTCCGGTTTGATTAG
- a CDS encoding UDP-glucose dehydrogenase family protein has protein sequence MKISIIGSGYVGLTTGACFADIGHEVICIDNDSSKIKSLLAGNIPIYEPGLEELVQKNVKKGTLHFTESIEEGVEKSLVIFIAVPTPPLEDGSVDMTYIEKVARQIAAVLKDYRVIVDKSTVPVKTGEKVYQTIKRYNSHNSEFDVVSNPEFLREGVAIHDLLHPDRVVIGATSERAIKIMKEVYAPFKAPILITDLNSAELIKHASNSFLALKISYINALSRICEAAGANVQMVAEGMGLDHRIGKHFLKAGIGWGGSCFPKDVAAFIKISQELGYDFKLLKEVSQINSDQKEIFLRKIRDVLWVLKDKRIGLLGLAFKNNTDDVRSSVAMDLARVFLKEGAIVQAFDPKAMGKAKEVLPSIHYCSSALDVAEEADCVVIATEWEEFINLDWKSMKSKMISPIVFDGRNLLDKKRMIEMGYHYVGVGN, from the coding sequence ATGAAAATCTCAATCATTGGTTCTGGTTATGTGGGATTAACAACAGGAGCTTGCTTTGCTGATATTGGTCATGAGGTCATTTGCATAGACAATGATTCAAGTAAAATAAAATCTCTTCTTGCAGGAAATATTCCTATTTATGAACCTGGCCTGGAAGAGCTGGTCCAAAAAAATGTTAAGAAGGGAACGCTTCATTTTACGGAGAGCATAGAGGAGGGGGTTGAAAAGAGTTTAGTCATTTTCATTGCAGTCCCTACCCCTCCCTTGGAAGATGGCAGTGTCGATATGACTTATATTGAAAAGGTCGCCCGACAAATTGCTGCTGTTTTAAAAGATTATAGAGTCATTGTTGATAAAAGTACTGTTCCAGTCAAAACCGGAGAAAAAGTCTATCAAACGATCAAAAGATATAATAGTCATAATAGCGAATTTGATGTCGTGAGTAATCCTGAGTTTTTGAGAGAGGGCGTTGCCATCCATGATTTGCTTCATCCTGACCGTGTTGTAATTGGTGCTACCAGTGAAAGAGCTATTAAAATAATGAAAGAAGTTTACGCTCCTTTTAAGGCTCCGATACTCATTACAGATCTAAATTCCGCAGAACTTATCAAGCATGCCTCCAATAGTTTTCTTGCTTTAAAGATTTCGTATATCAATGCCTTATCAAGGATATGCGAGGCAGCTGGAGCCAATGTGCAAATGGTAGCAGAGGGAATGGGGTTGGATCACAGAATAGGCAAGCATTTTCTTAAAGCTGGCATAGGGTGGGGAGGATCCTGTTTCCCAAAGGATGTGGCTGCTTTCATCAAAATCTCACAAGAATTGGGCTACGATTTTAAGCTGCTCAAAGAAGTCTCTCAAATTAATAGTGATCAAAAGGAAATATTTTTACGAAAAATCCGCGATGTTCTATGGGTATTAAAAGATAAAAGGATTGGCCTTTTGGGCTTAGCTTTTAAGAACAATACGGATGATGTAAGAAGTAGTGTTGCTATGGATCTTGCAAGAGTTTTTTTAAAAGAAGGAGCAATTGTGCAAGCTTTTGATCCAAAAGCTATGGGAAAGGCAAAAGAAGTACTACCTTCGATTCATTATTGTTCCTCGGCTTTAGATGTCGCTGAAGAGGCTGACTGCGTAGTTATTGCGACGGAGTGGGAGGAGTTTATAAATTTAGATTGGAAATCAATGAAATCAAAAATGATTAGCCCGATCGTTTTTGATGGTAGAAATCTACTCGACAAAAAAAGGATGATCGAGATGGGGTATCATTACGTTGGGGTTGGAAACTAA
- a CDS encoding adenylosuccinate synthase gives MNSVLVGAQWGDEGKGKIIDFLTQDVDVVVRCQGGDNAGHTVEVHDEKFVLHLIPSGILWPDKFCLLGSGMVIDPVSLVDEIKNIEKRGIEIRSRLFISETAHMVFPYHRIIDELLERRRGKSRIGTTKKGIGPAYADKVSRVGLRILDLLDRKKFSEKLKILVEEKNRYIHFLGGEPVLWNEIADAYLAAADEIASMVTNTTLWLHEASLSRKKILFESAQGTFLDIDFGTYPFVTSSNTTAGGAITGSGLPPHKISRVIGCMKAYTTRVGEGPFPVENAELSNMLHSTGREFGSTTGRARRCGWFDGVLARYASLINGFHEVAVTNLDGLDTIEKIPICVAYEYKGKILKYPPNSVEQLEECIPIYEEFPGWLEYTGGVRCFKELPKAAQEYLNKLGVLVGAPIKIVSVGADREQTFFVD, from the coding sequence ATGAATTCTGTTCTTGTTGGAGCTCAGTGGGGAGATGAAGGGAAAGGAAAAATAATTGATTTTTTAACCCAAGATGTGGATGTCGTTGTTCGATGCCAGGGAGGCGATAATGCGGGTCATACGGTAGAGGTTCATGACGAGAAGTTTGTACTCCATCTTATCCCTTCAGGAATCTTATGGCCTGACAAGTTTTGTTTGCTGGGTAGTGGCATGGTTATTGATCCAGTGTCACTAGTCGATGAAATAAAAAACATAGAAAAAAGAGGTATTGAAATACGCAGCCGACTATTTATTTCTGAAACAGCTCACATGGTCTTTCCTTATCATAGGATTATTGATGAACTTCTTGAAAGGAGACGTGGGAAAAGCCGGATTGGAACAACAAAAAAGGGCATTGGACCAGCCTACGCGGATAAAGTAAGCCGAGTGGGCCTTCGAATCCTTGATCTGCTTGATAGAAAGAAGTTTTCTGAAAAGCTCAAGATCCTTGTTGAAGAAAAAAACCGCTATATACATTTTCTAGGTGGAGAGCCTGTGTTATGGAATGAAATAGCTGATGCTTATTTAGCAGCAGCTGATGAAATTGCTTCAATGGTTACAAACACTACTCTTTGGCTGCATGAAGCTTCCCTTTCAAGAAAAAAAATTCTTTTTGAGAGTGCACAAGGAACATTCCTTGATATCGATTTTGGAACTTATCCTTTTGTAACTTCATCCAATACCACTGCTGGAGGCGCTATTACCGGTAGTGGATTGCCTCCACATAAAATCTCTCGAGTCATAGGTTGTATGAAAGCCTATACCACACGGGTTGGAGAAGGTCCTTTTCCAGTAGAAAACGCCGAGCTTTCCAATATGCTCCATTCGACAGGTAGAGAGTTTGGGTCGACAACGGGTAGGGCGAGACGATGTGGTTGGTTTGACGGCGTTTTGGCTAGATATGCCTCTTTGATTAATGGTTTTCATGAAGTGGCTGTCACCAATCTCGATGGGCTTGATACTATAGAAAAGATCCCCATTTGTGTGGCCTATGAATATAAGGGAAAGATTTTGAAATATCCTCCCAACTCTGTAGAACAGTTGGAAGAGTGCATCCCAATTTATGAAGAATTCCCAGGATGGCTCGAATATACAGGAGGAGTTAGATGTTTTAAAGAGTTACCTAAAGCTGCTCAAGAGTATTTGAACAAGTTGGGAGTTCTTGTGGGCGCCCCAATTAAAATTGTGTCAGTTGGAGCCGATAGGGAACAGACTTTTTTTGTTGATTAA
- a CDS encoding isoprenyl transferase: protein MNITIENEHQKNNGVVNTELNSYLLDAKNVPNHVAIIMDGNGRWAEKRNLPRIEGHKEGLNAAKEVVQTALEIGIQYLTLYVFSIDNWKRPYFEIRALMTMFQDFLLKNEDELVERGIKLLTIGRTADLPRSLQNQLMATCKKTEKNFKLILTLALSYGARLDILNAVREIAKKAQSREINLNDIDEKFFKAHLSTHFSPDPDFLIRTSGEMRLSNFLLWESSYTEFYFTNTFWPDFRREEFLEALATFAKRQRRFGQITAKKR, encoded by the coding sequence ATGAATATTACAATTGAAAACGAGCATCAAAAAAATAATGGGGTAGTCAATACAGAACTTAATTCTTATTTGCTCGATGCGAAGAATGTTCCAAACCATGTGGCAATAATCATGGACGGTAACGGCCGATGGGCTGAAAAAAGAAATTTGCCTCGAATCGAGGGACATAAGGAAGGGCTGAATGCAGCCAAAGAAGTGGTACAAACAGCCTTAGAAATAGGAATACAGTATTTAACTCTTTATGTCTTTTCCATTGATAACTGGAAAAGACCTTATTTTGAGATTCGAGCCTTGATGACGATGTTTCAGGATTTTCTTTTAAAAAACGAGGATGAGTTAGTAGAAAGAGGTATAAAATTATTAACGATTGGCAGAACGGCGGATTTACCAAGAAGTCTACAAAATCAGTTGATGGCAACCTGCAAAAAAACAGAAAAAAATTTCAAGCTTATCCTTACTCTTGCTTTGAGCTATGGGGCACGACTTGATATTCTCAATGCCGTGAGGGAAATAGCTAAAAAAGCTCAGTCTAGAGAAATCAACCTTAACGATATCGATGAGAAATTTTTCAAAGCGCATCTTTCTACACATTTTTCTCCGGATCCAGATTTTTTGATACGGACAAGTGGGGAAATGCGACTGAGCAATTTTCTTTTGTGGGAGTCCTCTTATACAGAGTTTTATTTTACAAATACCTTTTGGCCAGATTTCCGAAGAGAGGAGTTTTTAGAAGCCCTAGCTACTTTTGCAAAAAGGCAGCGTAGATTCGGACAAATAACCGCAAAAAAAAGATAA
- a CDS encoding phosphatidate cytidylyltransferase, which translates to MTIEMLKEESSFYSRLLSSLVLWGVILIALLFSLKILEMIIFMCFGLVAQEEFYRMQQAKGHKIFRLAGFTAAFCLYLGIWFFQNVHAVGYSFYPFFEQILYFGLLTILFGQVIWNWDKLTNPIASIALTLLGFFYVAFLFSFLERISFCKGLPFNADAALFYIISVTKLSDTGAFLIGKNFGSHLLIPHVSPKKTWEGLGGGIFFSFLAGTFLPIGFSKFFVGFPLIDSILLSVVIGIIGAVGDLAKSVVKRDAHVKDSGHVIPGIGGLLDLIDSLLLSGPFFYFYCLFRYHLYP; encoded by the coding sequence ATGACTATTGAAATGTTAAAAGAAGAATCCAGTTTTTATTCTAGATTACTTTCTTCTCTCGTTCTCTGGGGTGTTATTCTTATAGCCCTTTTATTCAGCTTAAAAATTCTCGAAATGATCATTTTTATGTGTTTTGGGCTTGTAGCTCAGGAAGAGTTTTATCGGATGCAACAAGCCAAAGGCCACAAGATATTTCGCTTGGCAGGTTTTACAGCTGCTTTCTGTCTTTACCTAGGGATATGGTTTTTCCAGAATGTTCATGCTGTTGGTTATTCCTTCTATCCTTTTTTTGAGCAGATCTTGTATTTTGGATTGTTAACGATTCTTTTTGGTCAAGTTATTTGGAATTGGGATAAGCTAACAAATCCAATAGCATCGATAGCTCTGACCCTTTTAGGATTTTTTTATGTTGCTTTTCTTTTTAGTTTTCTTGAGCGAATCTCTTTTTGTAAAGGATTACCATTTAATGCCGATGCTGCCTTATTTTATATCATATCGGTAACAAAACTAAGCGACACGGGTGCATTTCTTATAGGGAAAAATTTTGGTAGCCATCTACTTATTCCCCATGTTAGCCCTAAGAAAACGTGGGAAGGTTTGGGAGGAGGCATTTTTTTCTCGTTTTTGGCTGGGACATTCTTACCTATTGGATTTTCAAAATTTTTTGTTGGATTTCCTTTGATCGATTCGATTCTTTTAAGCGTCGTGATAGGAATTATTGGAGCGGTAGGGGATTTAGCTAAAAGTGTGGTCAAAAGAGATGCTCATGTGAAGGATTCAGGTCATGTGATTCCAGGTATTGGAGGTCTATTGGACCTAATAGATAGTTTGCTTTTAAGCGGTCCCTTTTTTTATTTTTATTGTCTTTTCCGCTACCATCTATACCCATAG
- a CDS encoding phosphatidylserine decarboxylase family protein → MKDSLLFREAFPIAFTMAMLSLIFLLLPFKPAKFVGVFFLLALLFLFYFFRNPERTIPTDPHYILAPADGKIVEIKVEEKSPFYEGKTTKISIFLSIFDVHVNRSPVDGKIIKKEYHKGIFLDARNPKASLLNERQDWWIQSTKGCIVGIRQIAGFIARRLVSWKETGDTIKMGERIGMIKFGSRTELYLPSDCIVVVQNGEKVEAGKTVVAKWP, encoded by the coding sequence ATGAAAGATTCTCTTCTTTTTCGTGAAGCATTTCCCATTGCTTTTACCATGGCGATGCTATCTTTGATCTTCTTGCTTTTACCCTTCAAACCAGCAAAATTTGTAGGAGTCTTTTTTTTATTAGCCCTGCTTTTTCTCTTTTATTTCTTCAGAAATCCAGAAAGAACTATCCCTACTGACCCTCATTATATTTTGGCTCCTGCAGACGGCAAAATTGTGGAAATAAAAGTGGAAGAAAAATCCCCTTTCTATGAGGGGAAGACAACAAAAATATCTATTTTTCTTTCTATCTTTGATGTGCATGTGAACCGTTCTCCGGTTGATGGCAAAATTATTAAGAAAGAGTATCATAAAGGGATTTTTTTGGATGCACGCAATCCAAAGGCCTCTTTATTAAACGAAAGACAGGATTGGTGGATTCAATCGACAAAAGGATGTATTGTAGGAATAAGACAGATTGCTGGGTTTATTGCACGCCGGTTGGTTTCTTGGAAAGAAACTGGTGATACGATTAAAATGGGAGAAAGAATTGGCATGATTAAGTTTGGATCTAGAACAGAACTTTATCTTCCTAGTGACTGTATAGTAGTAGTACAGAATGGAGAGAAAGTAGAAGCTGGAAAAACTGTAGTTGCAAAATGGCCATGA